The proteins below are encoded in one region of Microbispora sp. NBC_01189:
- a CDS encoding nuclease-related domain-containing protein produces MERASLRGLLQDPRYGHLRRRALVAVAAGLVFGVLLGGWRIGLTAAILAWAADSVYRARTMSTVPAWRRASAAERRTEAQLKKLERNGYLTLHARAIPGSEAQIDHLVVGPTGVYAVDSEKWDKRLPVRVQTHRKLFHGPFNRKPRLDEARWEAAQASDLISKALGREITVVPSLAIYGPAIPWRILNIRDVDVFSGGLVRKWITKRERSLTTAEIDAIYRAAERVLPARYPE; encoded by the coding sequence GTGGAGCGGGCGTCGCTCCGCGGCCTGCTGCAGGACCCGAGATACGGGCACCTGCGCCGGCGCGCCCTCGTGGCGGTCGCCGCCGGACTGGTGTTCGGCGTGCTGCTGGGCGGCTGGCGGATCGGGCTCACCGCGGCCATCCTCGCGTGGGCCGCCGACTCCGTCTACCGCGCGCGCACCATGTCCACGGTTCCCGCGTGGCGGCGGGCCTCCGCGGCGGAGCGCCGCACCGAGGCCCAGCTCAAGAAGCTGGAGCGGAACGGCTACCTGACGCTGCACGCCCGGGCCATCCCCGGCAGCGAGGCGCAGATCGACCACCTCGTGGTCGGGCCCACCGGCGTGTACGCGGTGGACTCGGAGAAGTGGGACAAGCGGCTGCCCGTGCGGGTCCAGACGCACCGCAAGCTCTTCCACGGCCCGTTCAACCGCAAGCCCCGTCTCGACGAGGCCCGGTGGGAGGCGGCGCAGGCCAGCGACCTGATCAGCAAGGCGCTCGGCCGGGAGATCACCGTGGTGCCGTCCCTGGCCATCTACGGGCCGGCGATCCCCTGGCGGATCCTGAACATCCGGGACGTCGACGTCTTCTCCGGCGGCCTGGTCCGCAAGTGGATCACCAAGCGGGAGAGGTCGCTCACCACAGCCGAGATCGACGCGATCTACCGCGCCGCCGAGCGCGTGCTGCCTGCGCGCTACCCCGAGTAG
- the ilvD gene encoding dihydroxy-acid dehydratase, giving the protein MPALRSRTVTHGRNMAGARALLRATGVAGSDLGKPIVAVANSFTQFVPGHVHLREVAEVVAGAVREAGAIPREFNTIAVDDGIAMGHGGMLYSLPSRELIADAVEYMVNAHCADALVCVSNCDKITPGMLLAALRLNIPTIFVSGGPMEAGKVPGRKLDLIDPMIAAADESVSDADLLEMEENACPTCGSCSGMFTANSMNCLAEAIGLALPGNGTTLATHTARKTLFENAGRGIVDLARRYYEEDDESVLPRSIATREAFENAMALDVAMGGSTNTILHILAAAREGGVDFGLKEINEVSLRVPCLCKVAPATAKYHVEDVHRAGGIPGILGELDRAGLLHRDLPTVSSPSMAEYIAKWDPKSPEVTEEALELWHAAPGNVRTVKAYSQAARWDSLDLDRAEGCIRDLDHAYTRDGGLAVLYGNLAQDGCVVKTAGVDESIWRFSGPAVVFESQEDAVEGILGNRVKPGDVVVIRYEGPKGGPGMQEMLYPTSFLKGRGLGKACALVTDGRFSGGTSGLSIGHASPEAAEGGTMALVEDGDVIEIDIPGRSIELKVTEDVLAARRERLLADLGGYRPRDRQRPVSAALQAYAALTTSASTGASRDLTQLSR; this is encoded by the coding sequence ATGCCCGCTCTCAGGTCCCGTACTGTCACCCACGGCAGGAACATGGCCGGCGCCCGCGCGCTGCTCAGGGCCACGGGCGTGGCGGGCAGCGACCTCGGCAAGCCGATCGTCGCCGTCGCCAACAGCTTCACCCAGTTCGTGCCCGGCCACGTACACCTGCGCGAGGTCGCCGAGGTGGTGGCGGGCGCGGTCCGCGAGGCGGGCGCGATCCCGCGCGAGTTCAACACGATCGCCGTGGACGACGGCATCGCGATGGGTCACGGCGGCATGCTCTACTCGCTGCCGTCCCGCGAGCTCATCGCCGACGCGGTGGAGTACATGGTCAACGCCCACTGCGCCGACGCGCTGGTCTGCGTCTCCAACTGCGACAAGATCACCCCCGGGATGCTGCTCGCCGCCCTCCGGCTCAACATCCCCACGATCTTCGTGTCGGGCGGCCCGATGGAGGCCGGCAAGGTCCCGGGCCGCAAGCTCGACCTGATCGACCCGATGATCGCGGCCGCCGACGAGAGCGTGTCGGACGCCGACCTGCTGGAGATGGAGGAGAACGCCTGCCCGACCTGCGGGTCCTGCAGCGGCATGTTCACCGCCAACTCGATGAACTGCCTCGCCGAGGCGATCGGCCTGGCGCTGCCCGGCAACGGCACCACGCTCGCGACCCACACGGCCCGCAAGACCCTGTTCGAGAACGCCGGCCGGGGGATCGTCGACCTCGCCCGGCGTTACTACGAGGAGGACGACGAGTCGGTCCTGCCCCGGAGCATCGCCACCCGCGAGGCGTTCGAGAACGCCATGGCGCTCGACGTCGCCATGGGCGGATCGACCAACACGATCCTCCACATCCTGGCCGCCGCGCGTGAGGGGGGCGTCGACTTCGGGCTCAAGGAGATCAACGAGGTGTCGCTGCGGGTGCCGTGCCTGTGCAAGGTCGCCCCCGCGACGGCCAAGTACCACGTCGAGGACGTGCACCGGGCGGGCGGCATCCCCGGCATCCTCGGCGAGCTGGACCGGGCCGGCCTGCTCCACCGCGACCTGCCGACCGTGTCCTCCCCCTCCATGGCCGAGTACATCGCCAAGTGGGACCCGAAGTCCCCGGAGGTCACCGAGGAGGCCCTGGAGCTGTGGCACGCGGCGCCCGGCAACGTGCGGACCGTCAAGGCGTACTCCCAGGCCGCCCGCTGGGACTCCCTCGACCTCGACCGCGCCGAGGGCTGCATCCGCGACCTCGACCACGCCTACACCCGGGACGGCGGCCTCGCCGTGCTGTACGGGAACCTCGCCCAGGACGGCTGCGTCGTCAAGACGGCCGGGGTGGACGAGTCGATCTGGCGCTTCTCCGGCCCCGCCGTGGTGTTCGAGTCGCAGGAGGACGCCGTCGAGGGCATCCTCGGCAACCGGGTGAAGCCCGGTGACGTGGTGGTCATCCGCTACGAGGGCCCCAAGGGCGGCCCCGGCATGCAGGAGATGCTCTACCCGACGAGCTTCCTCAAGGGCCGCGGCCTGGGCAAGGCGTGTGCCCTGGTCACCGACGGCCGCTTCTCCGGCGGCACGTCCGGCCTGTCCATCGGCCACGCCTCCCCCGAGGCGGCCGAGGGCGGCACGATGGCCCTGGTCGAGGACGGCGACGTCATCGAGATCGACATCCCGGGCCGCTCGATCGAGCTCAAGGTGACCGAGGACGTGCTGGCCGCCCGCCGCGAGCGGCTGCTGGCCGACCTCGGCGGCTACCGGCCGCGCGACCGGCAGCGGCCGGTCTCGGCCGCCCTGCAGGCGTACGCCGCGCTGACCACCTCCGCCTCCACCGGTGCCTCCCGCGACCTGACCCAGCTGTCTCGGTAA
- the pip gene encoding prolyl aminopeptidase: protein MRPPIEPYDHGHLDTGDGHLVYWEVCGNPEGKPALVVHGGPGSGCTPRQRRAFDPGRYRIILFDQRNCGRSLPHASDPATDLTTNTTHHLVADMERLREHLGVDRWLLYGGSWGSTLILAYAEAHPERVSEIVLAGVTMTRRSEIDWLYRGVARFLPEQWRRFRSGVPEDERDGDLLAAYARLMSDPDPDVRAGAAHAWTAWEDAVIAHEVNGAPNAYSDRPSPALQAFVRICAHYFSNAAWLEEDVLLRDAHRLAGIPGVLVHGRLDLGAPLETAWRLARAWPDARLVVVDDSGHTGSDAMRGEIRAALDRFGAVPPG from the coding sequence GTGCGTCCTCCGATCGAGCCCTACGACCACGGGCACCTGGACACCGGCGACGGCCACCTCGTCTACTGGGAGGTCTGCGGGAACCCCGAGGGCAAGCCCGCGCTCGTCGTCCACGGCGGTCCTGGCTCGGGCTGCACGCCCCGTCAGCGCCGGGCCTTCGATCCCGGCCGCTACCGCATCATTCTCTTCGACCAGCGCAACTGCGGCCGGAGCCTGCCCCACGCGAGCGACCCGGCGACCGACCTCACGACCAACACCACCCACCACCTCGTCGCCGACATGGAGCGGCTGCGCGAGCACCTCGGAGTCGACAGGTGGCTGCTCTACGGCGGGTCCTGGGGCTCCACGCTCATCCTCGCCTACGCCGAGGCTCACCCGGAGCGGGTGTCGGAGATCGTCCTCGCCGGTGTCACCATGACCCGCCGCTCCGAGATCGACTGGCTCTATCGGGGCGTCGCCCGCTTCCTCCCCGAGCAGTGGCGGCGCTTCCGGTCCGGGGTTCCCGAGGACGAGCGCGACGGCGACCTGCTCGCCGCGTACGCGCGGCTGATGTCCGACCCCGACCCGGACGTACGGGCCGGGGCGGCGCACGCCTGGACGGCGTGGGAGGACGCGGTGATCGCGCACGAGGTCAACGGCGCACCGAACGCCTACAGCGACCGGCCCTCCCCGGCCCTGCAGGCCTTCGTCAGGATCTGCGCCCACTACTTCTCGAACGCCGCCTGGCTGGAGGAGGACGTCCTGCTCCGCGACGCGCACCGGCTGGCGGGCATCCCCGGAGTGCTCGTCCACGGCCGCCTCGACCTCGGCGCGCCGCTGGAGACCGCCTGGCGACTGGCCAGGGCCTGGCCGGACGCGCGTCTCGTCGTGGTGGACGACTCGGGCCACACCGGCAGCGACGCGATGCGCGGGGAGATCCGGGCGGCGCTGGACCGCTTCGGGGCCGTGCCGCCCGGCTGA
- a CDS encoding helix-turn-helix transcriptional regulator, whose protein sequence is MANVIRHTLTAEELAALALSLAHLGAGPQSVTARRGLRHAFQHLDLDDDVIATTLTTLTTPLPTDVARRVRAVAGAITARLVIRIQYHDAGGRLSVRDVEPVTCMVHGEFWYLVGWCRLRRSIRAFRFDRILAVEPTDLPARAHLPQRYLPFQRRSRVRRPSAA, encoded by the coding sequence ATGGCCAACGTCATTCGGCACACGCTGACCGCCGAGGAACTCGCCGCCCTCGCCCTGTCCCTCGCTCACCTCGGAGCCGGCCCCCAGTCGGTCACCGCCCGGCGCGGCCTGCGCCACGCGTTCCAGCACCTCGACCTGGACGACGACGTCATCGCCACGACCCTCACCACGCTGACGACCCCGCTCCCCACCGACGTCGCCCGGCGGGTGCGGGCGGTGGCGGGCGCGATCACCGCCCGCCTGGTGATCCGCATCCAATATCACGACGCCGGGGGCCGCTTGTCGGTCCGCGACGTCGAGCCGGTGACCTGCATGGTCCACGGCGAGTTCTGGTACCTGGTCGGCTGGTGCCGTCTCAGGCGGTCGATCAGGGCGTTCCGCTTCGACCGGATCCTGGCGGTCGAGCCGACCGACCTGCCGGCCCGCGCGCACCTGCCGCAGCGTTACCTGCCGTTCCAGCGCCGGTCCCGGGTGAGGCGCCCGTCGGCCGCCTGA
- a CDS encoding alpha/beta hydrolase domain-containing protein, which yields MPALLPPLRNVRGSLLALGLAGALAIPLCAPASATGPGGPPGGPHGGPPAGGPAAPRPSTATGENVANPLLTGPIANTSPVGSPKHGYPFLATDVDLRSAGYVEQEFFVSGTATSYATRGTDTATVVSTGNPYRTRLVVRRPADARAFNGVVIAEWYNVSNQWDQEVDWFQSHEHLIREGYAWVGVSAQRAGVHSATGLKAWSPARYGTLDVTAGGTVDDDSLSYDIFSQAVKAVRGSTGTKGPLGGLPRPRYVIATGHSQSAGRLANYYNAVQPLANVLDAVVLHGGGGVLRTDLPTPVFRVNSEGDVSGGILPAAARAQADSAILRSWEVAGASHGDWKLIRDYGPLRKRDVGSYPGGYPGEPQTCALPSLSRIPQHMVQNAAYDHTLAWIAYGVRPPAAPKIQMTDAAPPAIARDSLGLALGGIRLAQQEAPLRINTGTNTGPGFCFLDGSSLPLTGAQLAQLYPATRSYADKVVATTLADVGAGYISRSFTRDPAWYSDIRDLIGEYVASGAVTEAVGATLQDRLRHAERAGLAGDEPPAIAHLRQLAERAGKQIKDATARDGVLRVTQALVDLLTEARKLDQHKGR from the coding sequence TTGCCTGCCCTCCTTCCTCCTCTCCGGAACGTCCGCGGAAGCCTGCTCGCGCTCGGGCTCGCCGGCGCGCTGGCCATCCCCCTCTGCGCTCCGGCGAGCGCGACAGGCCCCGGCGGTCCGCCCGGCGGTCCACACGGCGGTCCTCCCGCGGGCGGCCCCGCGGCGCCCCGACCGTCCACGGCGACCGGCGAGAACGTCGCGAACCCGCTGCTCACGGGACCGATCGCGAACACCTCGCCGGTCGGGAGCCCCAAGCACGGGTATCCGTTCCTCGCCACCGACGTCGACCTCAGGTCGGCGGGCTACGTCGAGCAGGAGTTCTTCGTCTCCGGCACGGCGACGAGCTACGCGACGCGCGGCACCGACACCGCGACCGTGGTCAGCACCGGCAACCCGTACCGGACCCGCCTCGTCGTGCGCCGCCCGGCCGACGCCCGCGCGTTCAACGGCGTCGTGATCGCCGAGTGGTACAACGTCAGCAACCAGTGGGACCAGGAGGTCGACTGGTTCCAGTCCCACGAGCACCTGATCCGGGAGGGGTACGCCTGGGTCGGTGTCTCCGCGCAGCGCGCCGGAGTGCACTCCGCGACCGGGCTCAAGGCGTGGAGTCCGGCCCGTTACGGAACGCTGGACGTGACCGCGGGTGGGACGGTCGACGACGACAGCCTGTCCTACGACATCTTCAGCCAGGCCGTGAAGGCCGTCCGCGGCTCCACCGGCACGAAGGGACCGCTCGGCGGGCTTCCCCGGCCGCGCTACGTGATCGCTACCGGCCACTCGCAGTCGGCCGGCCGTCTGGCGAACTACTACAACGCGGTCCAGCCGCTCGCGAACGTGCTCGACGCGGTCGTGCTGCACGGCGGCGGGGGCGTGCTCCGCACCGACCTGCCGACGCCGGTCTTCCGCGTCAACTCCGAGGGCGACGTGAGCGGTGGCATCCTGCCGGCCGCCGCCCGTGCCCAGGCCGACTCGGCGATCCTGCGCAGCTGGGAGGTGGCCGGGGCGTCCCACGGCGACTGGAAGCTCATCCGGGACTACGGCCCGCTGCGCAAGCGGGATGTCGGCAGCTACCCCGGTGGTTATCCGGGCGAGCCGCAGACATGCGCGCTGCCCTCGCTGTCCCGCATCCCCCAGCACATGGTGCAGAACGCGGCGTACGACCACACGCTCGCCTGGATCGCCTACGGCGTGCGGCCTCCGGCGGCACCCAAGATCCAGATGACGGACGCGGCCCCGCCCGCGATCGCCCGCGACTCCCTCGGTCTCGCGCTCGGCGGCATCCGCCTCGCGCAGCAGGAGGCGCCGCTGCGGATCAACACCGGCACCAACACCGGCCCGGGCTTCTGCTTCCTCGACGGCAGCTCCCTGCCTCTGACCGGCGCGCAACTCGCCCAGCTCTACCCGGCCACGCGGTCGTACGCCGACAAGGTGGTGGCGACGACGCTCGCCGACGTCGGAGCCGGGTACATCTCGCGGTCGTTCACCCGCGATCCCGCCTGGTACTCCGACATCCGCGATCTCATCGGCGAGTACGTCGCCTCCGGCGCCGTCACCGAGGCCGTCGGAGCGACCCTGCAGGACCGTCTCCGACACGCCGAACGGGCCGGCCTCGCCGGCGACGAGCCGCCCGCGATCGCCCACCTGCGGCAGCTCGCCGAGCGGGCGGGCAAGCAGATCAAGGACGCCACGGCGCGAGACGGCGTGCTGCGGGTGACCCAGGCGCTTGTCGACCTCCTCACCGAGGCCCGGAAGCTGGACCAGCACAAGGGCCGCTAG
- a CDS encoding zinc ribbon domain-containing protein, with protein MPRYDYRCRACGSTFELNRPMAEAGDPAACPSGHDDTVKLLSTVAVTGKASGAPAARPTGGGCCGGGCCGG; from the coding sequence ATGCCTCGCTATGACTACCGTTGCCGCGCGTGCGGATCGACGTTCGAGCTCAACCGCCCCATGGCCGAGGCCGGCGACCCGGCGGCTTGCCCCTCCGGCCACGACGACACCGTGAAGCTGCTGTCCACCGTCGCGGTCACCGGCAAGGCGTCCGGGGCCCCGGCCGCCCGCCCCACGGGCGGCGGCTGCTGTGGTGGAGGGTGCTGCGGAGGATAA
- a CDS encoding GNAT family N-acetyltransferase, with protein sequence MTWTITSGVEEYAAAVEPWLLRDPVRNTVVLTVLRGIRGGQFAEEPLMGWLTEEEGSTAGAFSHTPPYPLLLGDVPPGALPALATMLIELDHVVPGVSGPVRAAEAFAGAWWRPATGRTAQRLYRLGALRPPSTKGKPRIAGPHDLSLAVRFFREFQEEAHVERTADPTPVVAARLNRDELLWWEDDGGPVSIAGVSAPIAGMSRIGPVYTPPELRGRGYGSAVTHAATRKALDEGATEVLLFTDLGNPTSNSIYQRLGYRPIADYVTIHFE encoded by the coding sequence ATGACGTGGACGATCACCTCCGGAGTGGAGGAGTACGCCGCGGCGGTCGAGCCCTGGCTGTTGCGCGATCCCGTCCGCAACACGGTCGTGCTGACCGTGCTGCGCGGGATCCGCGGCGGCCAGTTCGCCGAGGAGCCCCTGATGGGCTGGCTGACCGAGGAGGAGGGCTCGACCGCCGGCGCGTTCAGCCACACGCCGCCGTATCCCTTGCTGCTCGGGGACGTGCCGCCCGGCGCGCTGCCCGCTCTGGCGACCATGCTGATCGAGCTGGACCACGTGGTCCCCGGCGTGTCCGGGCCGGTCCGGGCGGCGGAGGCGTTCGCCGGAGCCTGGTGGCGCCCGGCGACCGGCCGTACGGCGCAGCGCCTCTACCGGCTCGGCGCCCTGCGGCCCCCTTCCACGAAGGGAAAGCCGAGGATCGCCGGGCCCCACGACCTGTCTCTCGCCGTACGGTTCTTCCGCGAGTTCCAGGAGGAGGCGCACGTCGAGCGCACCGCCGATCCCACTCCGGTCGTCGCCGCCCGCCTCAACCGGGACGAACTGCTGTGGTGGGAGGACGACGGCGGGCCGGTGTCGATCGCCGGCGTCTCCGCCCCGATCGCCGGCATGTCCCGGATCGGGCCCGTCTATACCCCGCCCGAGCTACGCGGCCGCGGGTACGGCAGCGCCGTCACGCACGCGGCCACCAGGAAGGCGCTCGACGAGGGAGCCACCGAGGTGCTGTTGTTCACCGACCTGGGCAACCCGACGTCGAACTCCATCTACCAGCGGCTCGGCTACCGGCCCATCGCGGACTACGTCACCATCCACTTCGAGTGA
- a CDS encoding HNH endonuclease produces MRQVLLLNATYEPLTTLSLHRAVILVLREKADVVHRDGRGAVLRSATRTLDVPSVIRLRRYVRIPYRTRIPLTRAALMRRDNFRCAYCGQRAETIDHVIPRSKGGPHTWENCVASCMPCNHRKADRFLEELGWALRVAPAVPHGAHWRLIGAQLDGDPQWAPYLVETAA; encoded by the coding sequence ATGCGCCAAGTCCTGCTTTTGAACGCCACGTACGAGCCGCTGACCACGCTCTCCCTGCACCGGGCCGTCATCCTGGTGCTGAGAGAGAAGGCGGACGTCGTCCACCGGGACGGCCGGGGAGCGGTGCTCCGATCGGCCACCCGCACGCTCGACGTCCCCTCGGTGATCCGGCTGCGGCGCTACGTCCGCATCCCGTACCGGACGCGCATCCCGCTCACCCGGGCCGCGCTGATGCGACGGGACAACTTCCGCTGCGCCTACTGCGGGCAGCGGGCCGAGACGATCGACCACGTGATCCCGCGCTCCAAGGGAGGCCCCCACACCTGGGAGAACTGCGTCGCCTCGTGCATGCCGTGCAACCACCGCAAGGCCGACCGGTTCCTGGAGGAGCTGGGATGGGCGCTGCGCGTGGCCCCGGCGGTGCCGCACGGCGCGCACTGGCGGCTCATCGGCGCGCAACTCGACGGCGATCCGCAGTGGGCGCCCTACCTGGTGGAGACGGCGGCGTAA
- a CDS encoding prolyl oligopeptidase family serine peptidase, whose product MSRPQYPSAHRDDIVDDLHGTPVPDPYRWLEDPDDPEVKEWLDAQETLFRSAELEGRDHFRDRVAELLRSGSVGTPSWRGGRRFFSRRSPEQEHPVLYVADEAGERVLLDPTVLDPSGLTTLDSFQPSKEGDRLAYQISVGGDEESRLYVVDVATGERVEGPIDRCRYSPVAWIPGGEAYYYVRRLAPSEVPAGEEQFHRRIYLHRVGTSPDDDVMIFGEGLEKTNYYGVSVSLDGRRLSISASRGTAPRNDLWVADLAASSPEAPELVAVQQDVDAQTGLHFGRDGRLYVFTDLGAPRGRVCVTSPDTPGPEHWRDLVPEDPEAVLSDFAILDGMPEPVLLVGWTRHAIGEISLHALESGERIGDVPLPGLGSVGGILERPEGGHEAWFSYTDDITPTAIFRYDALTGETTLWEAPPGSVEVPEATTEQVVYRSKDGTEVRMLVTSRPGSGPRPTILYGYGGFGVPMNPGFSATTLAWVEAGGVYAVAQLRGGGEEGEQWHRDGMLGKKQNVFDDLHAAAEHLIATGVTSQDRLAISGGSNGGLLVGAALTQRPDLYAAVVCSAPLLDMIRYERFGLGATWNVEFGSADVPEEFAWLWSYSPYHHVREGVSYPATLFAVFGSDTRVHPLHAWKMAAALQHAQAGDSPILLRNETEVGHGARAVSRSVELVADQLAFLARHTGLKLS is encoded by the coding sequence ATGAGCCGACCGCAGTACCCGTCCGCCCACCGTGACGACATCGTCGACGACCTCCACGGAACGCCGGTTCCCGATCCCTACCGCTGGCTGGAGGATCCGGACGACCCGGAGGTCAAGGAGTGGCTGGACGCGCAGGAGACCCTGTTCCGGTCCGCCGAGCTGGAGGGGCGCGACCACTTCCGCGACCGGGTGGCGGAACTGCTGCGGTCGGGATCGGTGGGCACGCCGTCCTGGCGCGGCGGGCGCCGCTTCTTCTCCCGCCGCTCCCCCGAGCAGGAGCACCCGGTCCTGTACGTCGCGGACGAGGCCGGCGAGCGCGTTCTGCTCGACCCCACGGTCCTCGACCCCTCGGGGCTGACCACCCTCGACTCCTTCCAGCCAAGCAAGGAGGGCGACCGGCTCGCGTACCAGATCTCCGTGGGCGGCGACGAGGAGTCGCGCCTGTACGTCGTCGACGTGGCGACCGGAGAGCGGGTCGAGGGGCCGATCGACCGCTGCCGCTACTCCCCCGTCGCCTGGATCCCCGGCGGCGAGGCGTACTACTACGTGCGCAGGCTCGCGCCGTCGGAGGTCCCGGCCGGTGAGGAGCAGTTCCACCGGCGGATCTACCTGCACCGCGTCGGCACGTCCCCCGACGACGATGTGATGATCTTCGGCGAGGGCCTGGAGAAGACCAACTACTACGGGGTGTCGGTCTCCCTCGACGGCCGCCGGCTGTCGATCTCCGCCTCGCGCGGCACGGCGCCGCGCAACGATCTGTGGGTGGCCGACCTCGCCGCGTCCTCGCCGGAGGCGCCGGAACTGGTCGCCGTACAGCAGGACGTCGACGCCCAGACCGGGCTCCACTTCGGCCGCGACGGCCGGCTCTACGTCTTCACCGACCTCGGCGCGCCGCGCGGGCGCGTCTGCGTCACCTCCCCCGACACGCCCGGCCCGGAGCACTGGCGCGACCTCGTCCCCGAGGACCCGGAGGCGGTGCTGTCCGACTTCGCGATCCTCGACGGCATGCCCGAGCCCGTCCTGCTCGTCGGCTGGACGCGCCACGCGATCGGCGAGATCTCCCTCCACGCCCTGGAGAGCGGCGAGCGGATCGGCGACGTCCCCCTGCCGGGTCTGGGGTCCGTCGGCGGGATCCTGGAACGTCCCGAGGGCGGGCACGAGGCCTGGTTCAGCTACACCGACGACATCACCCCCACCGCGATCTTCCGGTACGACGCGCTCACCGGCGAGACGACGCTCTGGGAGGCGCCCCCGGGCTCGGTGGAGGTGCCCGAGGCGACGACCGAGCAGGTCGTCTACCGGTCCAAGGACGGCACCGAGGTGCGCATGCTGGTCACCTCGCGGCCCGGCTCAGGTCCCCGCCCCACGATCCTTTACGGCTACGGCGGCTTCGGCGTGCCGATGAACCCCGGCTTCTCGGCCACCACCCTCGCCTGGGTCGAGGCGGGCGGCGTCTACGCCGTCGCCCAGCTGCGCGGCGGCGGCGAGGAGGGCGAGCAGTGGCACCGGGACGGGATGCTGGGCAAGAAGCAGAACGTCTTCGACGACCTGCACGCCGCCGCCGAGCACCTCATCGCCACGGGGGTGACCAGCCAGGACCGGCTCGCCATCTCCGGCGGCTCCAACGGCGGCCTGCTCGTCGGCGCGGCGCTCACCCAGCGCCCGGACCTGTACGCGGCCGTCGTCTGCTCGGCGCCCCTGCTCGACATGATCCGCTACGAGAGGTTCGGTCTCGGGGCGACCTGGAACGTCGAGTTCGGCTCGGCCGACGTGCCGGAGGAGTTCGCCTGGCTGTGGAGCTACTCGCCGTACCACCACGTGCGGGAGGGGGTGTCGTATCCGGCCACCCTGTTCGCGGTGTTCGGCTCCGACACCCGGGTCCATCCCCTGCACGCCTGGAAGATGGCCGCGGCCCTGCAGCACGCCCAGGCGGGCGACTCCCCGATCCTGCTGCGCAACGAGACCGAGGTCGGGCACGGCGCCAGGGCCGTGAGCAGGTCGGTCGAGCTCGTGGCCGACCAGCTCGCCTTCCTGGCCCGGCACACCGGCCTGAAGCTGTCCTAA
- the purU gene encoding formyltetrahydrofolate deformylase, with protein MSADYVLTLSCPDRPGVVAAVSGLLARRGCNIIESQQFGDPVAERFFMRVQFAGEPAIDELRAEFAALAPEFAMDFQLFDLAARTRALVLVSRFDHCLNDLLYRVRSGLLPIEIVGVASNHPDLRPLTQSYGVDYHHLPVTPETKSRQEAEIRTLVDHYQADVVVLARYMQVISEEMCAKLAGRMINIHHSFLPSFKGAKPYHQAYARGVKLIGATAHYVTPVLDEGPIIEQEVARVNHTHSPEDLAAIGRDLECQALARAVRWHAEHRVLLDGHKTVIFPR; from the coding sequence ATGAGCGCTGATTACGTGCTGACCCTGTCCTGCCCGGACCGGCCCGGAGTGGTCGCGGCCGTGTCGGGGCTGCTGGCCCGCCGGGGCTGCAACATCATCGAGAGCCAGCAGTTCGGCGACCCCGTCGCGGAGCGGTTCTTCATGCGGGTGCAGTTCGCCGGTGAGCCCGCGATCGACGAGCTGCGGGCGGAGTTCGCCGCGCTCGCCCCCGAGTTCGCCATGGACTTCCAGCTCTTCGACCTCGCGGCGCGCACGCGGGCGCTGGTGCTGGTCAGCCGGTTCGATCACTGCCTCAACGACCTGCTCTACCGGGTGCGCTCGGGCCTGCTGCCGATCGAGATCGTCGGAGTCGCGTCGAACCATCCCGACCTGCGCCCGCTCACCCAGTCGTACGGAGTGGACTACCACCACCTGCCGGTCACGCCGGAGACCAAGTCGCGGCAGGAGGCGGAGATCCGCACCCTCGTCGACCACTACCAGGCCGACGTGGTCGTGCTGGCGCGGTACATGCAGGTGATCTCCGAGGAGATGTGCGCCAAGCTGGCCGGCCGGATGATCAACATTCACCACTCGTTCCTGCCGTCCTTCAAGGGCGCCAAGCCGTACCACCAAGCGTACGCGCGCGGGGTGAAGCTGATCGGCGCCACGGCGCACTACGTGACGCCCGTCCTGGACGAGGGGCCGATCATCGAGCAGGAGGTCGCCCGGGTGAACCACACCCACTCCCCGGAGGACCTCGCCGCGATCGGCCGCGACCTCGAATGCCAGGCGCTGGCCCGGGCCGTCCGCTGGCACGCGGAGCACCGCGTGCTGCTGGACGGCCACAAGACCGTCATCTTCCCCCGTTAG
- a CDS encoding NUDIX hydrolase, protein MTDDRPAARVVCVDDRSRVLLLRWHDPLAGRTFWEPPGGGIEPGESPLQAARRELWEETGLPGDAVRDRWVPVHRDFHWLGRHYVKTERFYLARFGVAPPVASAGLTEEESGALLGLAWHEISVLSALPEPLDPLELPGIIDRLLAIAP, encoded by the coding sequence ATGACGGATGACCGGCCGGCCGCGCGGGTGGTGTGCGTGGACGACCGGTCGCGGGTGCTGCTGCTGCGCTGGCACGACCCGCTCGCCGGCCGGACGTTCTGGGAGCCTCCGGGCGGCGGCATCGAGCCCGGCGAGTCGCCGCTCCAGGCGGCCCGCCGGGAGCTGTGGGAGGAGACCGGCCTGCCCGGCGACGCCGTGCGGGACCGGTGGGTGCCGGTGCACCGGGACTTCCACTGGCTCGGCCGGCACTACGTGAAGACCGAGCGCTTCTACCTCGCCCGGTTCGGCGTGGCTCCGCCGGTGGCCTCGGCCGGGCTGACCGAGGAGGAGAGCGGCGCCCTCCTGGGCCTGGCCTGGCACGAGATCTCCGTCCTCTCCGCCCTGCCCGAGCCGCTCGACCCGCTGGAGCTGCCCGGGATCATCGACCGCCTGCTCGCGATCGCGCCCTGA